The DNA sequence GGACTCGAAAATGCATTAACAAAAGCGGATAACAATCGTTCAATCGTTAAAACCATTTCAGAGGGCCTGAAAAATGTCCTAGATATGTGGATTGGTGTTATTCCAGTCGTTATGGCTTTCGGAACAATTGCATTGATTCTCGCTGAGTATACAAGTGTCTTCACAATTTTAGGGAAACCTTTCGTACCAATCCTGTCCATCTTAGGAATACCTGAGGCGGCAGAGGCGGCGCAACTTATGGTCGTCGGATTCACGGACATGTTCCTGCCCGTAATCCTTGCCAATGGTTTGATCACATCTGAGTTGACATTGTTCGTTGTTGCCACTGTTTCAGTGACACAACTCATTTTCATGGCCGAAGTTGGGGGACTTCTGCTAGGCTCAAAAATTCCTGTAAACTTTTTTGAACTTGTTGTTATTTTCCTTTTGCGCACACTCATTTCACTACCAATTATCGCAGGAGTAGCACACCTTTTATTCTAATGAAGCATGAAGACCTTGCAGATGTTTGCAGGGTCTTTTTTTGAGGGTTTATTTATGGATTGGTAACGGGATATGATCCCTTCGACGCGCTATTAGACCGGTTCTAGTGGAAAGTGCTCTATTACATTCCAACATAAAACCCGCAGAAACTATTCCACGGGTTTTATGTTACATATTCAATTTAGTTTTTAGTTTCGACAACATGTCTACTGTCATTTTGTCCAAATCATAATTCGCCTTGAAGCCCCATTCATTTACAGCAGCTGTTGGATCAATCGAATCTGGCCAGCTGTCTGCAATCGCCTGGCGGACTGGATCGACGTCGTATGCAATTTCAAAAGTAGGTAGTTGTTTTTTTATAGAAGCTGCAATTTGAGACGGTTCAAAACTCATTGCTGTTACATTAAATGCATTACGATGAATCAACTTCGTGGGATCTGCTTCCATTAAATCAACGATCGCCTGTAAAGCATCAGGCATATACATCATATCCATGCGCGTTCCTTCTGCAATATAGGAAGTGTATTTGCCTTCTTCAAGCGCTTTGTAATAAATATCAACCGCATAATCCGTCGTTCCGCCGCCCGGTTGTGCTACATAGGAGATAAGACCAGGAAAACGAACGCCGCGCGTATCCATTCCGAATTTGTGGAAGTAGTAATCGCACAGCAATTCACCTGCGACTTTATTGACACCGTACATTGTCGTTGGTCTTTGTAATGTATCTTGCGGTGTATCTTTTT is a window from the Sporosarcina sp. ANT_H38 genome containing:
- a CDS encoding L-threonine 3-dehydrogenase codes for the protein MKKIMVTGALGQIGSELIAKLRSEYGTENVLATDIRRADTTTEGPFEVLDVTDANNMHTLAKDFGADTMMHMAALLSAKAEDEPLFAWNLNMGGLMNALEVSRELDMQFFTPSSIGAFGPSTPKKDTPQDTLQRPTTMYGVNKVAGELLCDYYFHKFGMDTRGVRFPGLISYVAQPGGGTTDYAVDIYYKALEEGKYTSYIAEGTRMDMMYMPDALQAIVDLMEADPTKLIHRNAFNVTAMSFEPSQIAASIKKQLPTFEIAYDVDPVRQAIADSWPDSIDPTAAVNEWGFKANYDLDKMTVDMLSKLKTKLNM